In Ovis canadensis isolate MfBH-ARS-UI-01 breed Bighorn chromosome 3, ARS-UI_OviCan_v2, whole genome shotgun sequence, one DNA window encodes the following:
- the LOC138437805 gene encoding natural killer cells antigen CD94-like: MAAFHTTAWRLISGVLGVICLSLMAALGVLLKNSLTKQSVQPEPSTDLQEESGCFSCQEKWIGYQHNCYFVSNELKTWKDSRDFCVSHNSSLLQIQTRNELDFMKFNTNSYWIGLSYDEEHHAWLWEDNSTLSQDLFPFPKSVNPKNCMMYIPIGTILDEHCEKKYRYICKQQL; encoded by the exons ATGGCAG CTTTTCACACCACTGCATGGAGATTGATCTCTGGGGTCTTAGGAGTAATATGCCTTTCGTTGATGGCTGCTTTGGGAGTTCTGTTAAAAAATT CACTTACTAAACAAAGTGTTCAGCCTGAACCCTCCACAGATCTTCAGGAAG aaTCTGGGTGCTTTTCTTGCCAAGAAAAGTGGATTGGCTACCAACACAACTGTTATTTTGTTTCTAATGAATTAAAAACATGGAAAGACAGTAGGGATTTTTGTGTTTCTCATAATTCCAGTCTACTTCAGATACAAACCAGAAATGAACTG GATTTTATGAAGTTCAATACCAATTCTTACTGGATTGGGCTTTCTTACGATGAAGAACATCATGCCTGGTTGTGGGAGGACAATTCTACTCTCTCCCAAGATCT ATTTCCTTTCCCTAAATCTGTAAATCCAAAGAACTGCATGATGTATATCCCAATAGGAACCATTTTGGATGAACACTGTGAAAAGAAGTATCGTTATATCTGTAAACAACAGCTTTAG
- the LOC138437806 gene encoding natural killer cells antigen CD94-like isoform X2, which translates to MAGFQTTPWRLISGILGVICLLMMITLGVLLKNSLIKQSVQLGPSTDLSEESGCCSCQEKWIGYQCNCYFISNELKTWKDSRDFCIFHNSSLLQGFMKFSSKFYWIGLSYSEEHHAWLWEDNSTLSQDLVPLSHTVNPKNCIIYNPSRGTLDEDCENTNNYICRQQFVVSWGRSILQ; encoded by the exons ATGGCAG gtTTTCAGACCACTCCGTGGAGGTTGATTTCTGGGATTTTAGGAGTAATATGCCTTTTGATGATGATAACTTTGGGAGTTTTGTTGAAAAATT CACTTATTAAACAAAGTGTTCAGCTTGGACCCTCCACAGATCTCAGTGAAG aatCTGGCTGCTGTTCTTGCCAAGAAAAATGGATTGGCTACCAATGCAACTGTTATTTCATTTCTAATGAATTAAAAACATGGAAAGACAGTAgggatttttgtatttttcataattCCAGTCTACTTCag GGTTTTATGAAGTTCAGTTCCAAGTTTTACTGGATTGGACTTTCTTACAGTGAAGAACATCATGCCTGGTTGTGGGAGGACAATTCTACTCTCTCCCAAGATCT AGTTCCTTTATCTCACACCGTAAATCCAAAGAACTGCATAATATATAACCCAAGCAGAGGTACATTGGATGAAGACTgtgaaaatacaaataattacATCTGTAGGCAACAGTTTGTTGTTTCTTGGGGAAGAAGTATTCTGCAATGA
- the LOC138437806 gene encoding natural killer cells antigen CD94-like isoform X1, which produces MAGFQTTPWRLISGILGVICLLMMITLGVLLKNSLIKQSVQLGPSTDLSEESGCCSCQEKWIGYQCNCYFISNELKTWKDSRDFCIFHNSSLLQVQNRNELGFMKFSSKFYWIGLSYSEEHHAWLWEDNSTLSQDLVPLSHTVNPKNCIIYNPSRGTLDEDCENTNNYICRQQFVVSWGRSILQ; this is translated from the exons ATGGCAG gtTTTCAGACCACTCCGTGGAGGTTGATTTCTGGGATTTTAGGAGTAATATGCCTTTTGATGATGATAACTTTGGGAGTTTTGTTGAAAAATT CACTTATTAAACAAAGTGTTCAGCTTGGACCCTCCACAGATCTCAGTGAAG aatCTGGCTGCTGTTCTTGCCAAGAAAAATGGATTGGCTACCAATGCAACTGTTATTTCATTTCTAATGAATTAAAAACATGGAAAGACAGTAgggatttttgtatttttcataattCCAGTCTACTTCaggtacaaaacagaaatgaactg GGTTTTATGAAGTTCAGTTCCAAGTTTTACTGGATTGGACTTTCTTACAGTGAAGAACATCATGCCTGGTTGTGGGAGGACAATTCTACTCTCTCCCAAGATCT AGTTCCTTTATCTCACACCGTAAATCCAAAGAACTGCATAATATATAACCCAAGCAGAGGTACATTGGATGAAGACTgtgaaaatacaaataattacATCTGTAGGCAACAGTTTGTTGTTTCTTGGGGAAGAAGTATTCTGCAATGA
- the LOC138437806 gene encoding natural killer cells antigen CD94-like isoform X3 — protein sequence MAALIKQSVQLGPSTDLSEESGCCSCQEKWIGYQCNCYFISNELKTWKDSRDFCIFHNSSLLQVQNRNELGFMKFSSKFYWIGLSYSEEHHAWLWEDNSTLSQDLVPLSHTVNPKNCIIYNPSRGTLDEDCENTNNYICRQQFVVSWGRSILQ from the exons ATGGCAG CACTTATTAAACAAAGTGTTCAGCTTGGACCCTCCACAGATCTCAGTGAAG aatCTGGCTGCTGTTCTTGCCAAGAAAAATGGATTGGCTACCAATGCAACTGTTATTTCATTTCTAATGAATTAAAAACATGGAAAGACAGTAgggatttttgtatttttcataattCCAGTCTACTTCaggtacaaaacagaaatgaactg GGTTTTATGAAGTTCAGTTCCAAGTTTTACTGGATTGGACTTTCTTACAGTGAAGAACATCATGCCTGGTTGTGGGAGGACAATTCTACTCTCTCCCAAGATCT AGTTCCTTTATCTCACACCGTAAATCCAAAGAACTGCATAATATATAACCCAAGCAGAGGTACATTGGATGAAGACTgtgaaaatacaaataattacATCTGTAGGCAACAGTTTGTTGTTTCTTGGGGAAGAAGTATTCTGCAATGA